A section of the Xiphias gladius isolate SHS-SW01 ecotype Sanya breed wild chromosome 8, ASM1685928v1, whole genome shotgun sequence genome encodes:
- the LOC120792728 gene encoding transcription initiation factor TFIID subunit 4-like isoform X2, producing the protein MAGAADPLEDMLFNEVDEKAVSDLVGSLESQLGDRKTPAASYSDGKREAAPAAAGQFSGKVRDQVGSVEPQQGHPKAGLTQEPGANEPLSGQTLSSSTSSVAAGAVITAGAALQTVGPAPPTASPGPGPVTLTTQPAAASFHRAAVLGPSATPSSSIVPSAEATRTGSPGLQSLNGNGGAVKLVNSPAVPPPAGASTVISTVSAGGSAIIASMASQPNFPVPQSSVASTAVALQRHPSPVASVAQNGVDPKGGQLVTQGAPSPSASTSQVMNHSNPLMHTKMLVPSQPVSGNSVILTSTPPPAAAQSPISQAQTGTSTAAVTLAAAGVKPAINGVGQPTVAVVRPPGAPVVATSIQQQRPGLVASSTRAAAPQLPLAVRPQQQTTIQLPPGFTMPPGMVLVRTETGQLVMVAQQVLAQAQAKTQQAQTVANITQRPGTPTAGATIRVSTATTAPGTPQTVRLASPAPPRMVQSPSTTTVQAITVAPGGAAVSVKMTTPQKAPTVITAGGTPAAKPVGVSSTPLTSTTPAPTATPPTIVTVVSQEMQENVKKCKNFLATLIKLASHNSPSPETSKNVKALVQELLDAKIEAEVFTTRLQAELKSSPQPYLIPFLKKSLPALRQSLLNSQQSLMTAAPSTSAPPPTAPGSVTTTAIRPRLPISPASSTVRVNTPLANTTALAVGRPGVQTVQTRTPVVISQTLRPQGTLVRGPTTIVGKSLVNLAAQANQKKLSDPGGGTFRDDDDINDVASMAGVNLNEENARILATSSELVGTKIRSCKDESFLPTGLLHRRILDTAKKLGVTEVPLDVVNFISHATQSRLRSLLEKVSAVAQHRTDGGKDEEHYEQTSDVRSQLRFFEQLERMEKQRKDEQEREILLKAAKSRARQEDPEQARLKQKAKEMQQQELAQMRQRDANLTALAAIGPRKKRKLDSPGGAAAGTEVASGSGAGSSPAASSRQQLRQRITRVNLRDFIFCLEQDRTTARSLMLYKALLK; encoded by the exons ATGGCGGGAGCCGCCGACCCACTGGAGGACATGCTCTTCAATGAGGTGGATGAGAAAGCCGTTAGCGACTTGGTCGGCTCTCTAGAATCTCAACTGGGCGACCGAAAGACTCCCGCTGCTTCGTATTCCGACGGGAAACGGGAGGCAGCTCCGGCCGCCGCGGGTCAGTTCTCAGGGAAAGTGCGCGATCAAGTGGGGTCTGTGGAGCCGCAACAAGGGCATCCGAAAGCGGGGTTAACCCAGGAACCCGGCGCTAATGAGCCGCTCTCCGGTCAaaccctctcctcctctacctcctccgTCGCTGCCGGGGCCGTAATCACCGCCGGAGCTGCCCTGCAAACAGTTGGACCAGCTCCTCCGACTGCTTCCCCTGGACCGGGACCCGTAACTTTGACGACTCAGCCCGCCGCTGCTAGCTTCCACCGGGCGGCTGTCCTGGGTCCGAGCGCGACTCCCAGCTCCTCTATCGTCCCCTCGGCGGAGGCTACCAGGACCGGGTCTCCCGGACTGCAAAGTTTAAACGGAAACGGCGGAGCTGTAAAGTTGGTGAACTCGCCCGCGGTCCCCCCACCAGCCGGGGCCAGCACCGTTATAAGTACTGTCAGTGCTGGGGGATCCGCTATCATCGCCTCCATGGCTTCACAGCCTAATTTCCCGGTACCTCAGTCCTCAGTGGCGTCTACCGCTGTGGCTTTGCAGAGACACCCGAGCCCGGTGGCCAGCGTCGCCCAGAACGGGGTAGACCCCAAGGGTGGCCAGCTGGTGACCCAGGGTGCCCCCTCCCCATCAGCCTCCACCTCTCAGGTCATGAACCACAGCAACCCTCTGATGCACACCAAGATGCTGGTGCCCAGCCAGCCTGTTTCTGGAAACTCTGTCATCCTCACAAGTAcccctcctcctgctgcagcccAGTCCCCCATCAGCCAGGCTCAGACTGGGACCAGTACGGCTGCCGTCACCCTGGCTGCTGCAGGGGTGAAGCCTGCGATCAATGGAGTGGGTCAGCCCACGGTGGCTGTGGTGAGGCCGCCGGGCGCTCCGGTGGTGGCCACCTCCATCCAGCAGCAGAGACCCGGGCTGGTGGCGAGCTCGACCCGGGCAGCTGCTCCTCAGCTTCCGCTGGCTGTCCGGCCCCAGCAGCAGACCACCATCCAGCTGCCCCCCGGGTTCACCATGCCTCCTG GTATGGTTCTGGTCCGGACGGAGACCGGTCAGCTGGTGATGGTCGCCCAGCAGGTCCTGGCCCAGGCTCAGGCCAAGACACAGCAGGCCCAAACAGTGGCCAACATCACCCAGAGACCTGGGACACCGACGGCTGGGGCCACCATCCGGGTCAGCACCGCCACCACG GCTCCTGGTACACCTCAGACCGTCCGCCTGGCCTCCCCGGCGCCACCCAGAATGGTTCAgtctccctccaccaccactgtACAG GCCATCACAGTGGCACCTGGCGGCGCAGCGGTGTCAGTGAAGATGACGACCCCTCAGAAGGCCCCCACAGTGATAACTGCTGGGGGGACGCCTGCGGCCAAGCCTGTCGGTGTCTCCTCCACCCCCCTGACCAGCACGACCCCCGCTCCCACCGCCACGCCCCCCACCATAGTCACTGTGGTGTCCCAG GAGATGCAAGAAAACGTGAAGAAATGCAAGAACTTCCTCGCCACGCTCATCAAGCTGGCGTCCCACAATTCCCCCTCCCCAGAAACATCAAAGAATGTGAAGGCCCTGGTGCAAGAACTACTC gaTGCTAAGATTGAGGCTGAGGTGTTCACCACTCGGCTGCAGGCTGAGCTGAAGTCCTCCCCACAGCCCTACCTCATCCCTTTCCTCAAG AAAAGCCTCCCCGCCCTGCGTCAGTCTCTGCTCAACAGCCAGCAGTCTCTGATGACGGCAGCCCCCAGCACCTCCGCACCCCCCCCGACCGCCCCCGGCTCCGTCACCACCACCGCTATCAGACCGCGGCTGCCCATCAGTCCGGCCAGCAGCACCGTCAGAGTGAACACCCCGCTCGCAAACACAACAGCTCTG GCTGTGGGCAGACCAGGAGTCCAGACTGTACAGACTCGTACACCTGTTGTCATCAGTCAGACTCTCAGACCTCAAG gtACACTTGTAAGGGGACCCACAACCATAGTTGGCAAAAGTCTGGTTAACCTGGCAGCTCAAGCCAATCAGAAGAAACTGAGCGATCCAGGGGGCGGGACATTCAG AGATGATGACGACATTAACGACGTGGCGTCCATGGCCGGCGTCAACCTAAACGAGGAAAACGCTCGTATCCTGGCAACCAGCTCGGAGCTGGTGGGCACAAAGATCCGCTCCTGTAAAGACGAGTCCTTCCTGCCCACCGGCCTGCTGCACCGCCGCATCCTGGACACAG CTAAGAAGCTGGGTGTGACCGAGGTGCCGCTGGACGTGGTGAACTTCATTTCCCATGCGACCCAGTCCAGACTGCGCTCCCTGCTGGAGAAGGTTTCAGCCGTCGCTCAGCATCGTACAGACGGGGGAAAG GATGAGGAACATTATGAGCAGACGTCAGACGTTCGCTCTCAGCTCCGTTTCTTCGAGCAGTTGGAGCGaatggagaaacagaggaaagacgaacaggagagagagatacTGCTGAAGGCTGCCAAg AGTCGCGCCAGACAAGAAGATCCTGAACAGGCTCGCCTGAAGCAGAAGGCAAAAGAG atgcagcagcaggagtTGGCTCAGATGCGACAACGAGACGCCAACCTCACGGCTCTCGCTGCCATCGGACCGCGCAAGAAACGCAAGCTCGACTCACCGGGAGGAGCCGCGGCCGGCACAGAG gTGGCTTCAGGCTCAGGTGCAGGCTCCTCCCCGGCCGCCTCCTCCCGCCAGCAGCTCCGTCAGCGGATCACGCGAGTTAACCTCAGGGACTTCATCTTCTGTCTGGAGCAGGACCGCACCACGGCTCGCTCTCTAATGCTCTACAAAGCTCTGCTGAAATAA
- the LOC120792728 gene encoding transcription initiation factor TFIID subunit 4-like isoform X1, with translation MAGAADPLEDMLFNEVDEKAVSDLVGSLESQLGDRKTPAASYSDGKREAAPAAAGQFSGKVRDQVGSVEPQQGHPKAGLTQEPGANEPLSGQTLSSSTSSVAAGAVITAGAALQTVGPAPPTASPGPGPVTLTTQPAAASFHRAAVLGPSATPSSSIVPSAEATRTGSPGLQSLNGNGGAVKLVNSPAVPPPAGASTVISTVSAGGSAIIASMASQPNFPVPQSSVASTAVALQRHPSPVASVAQNGVDPKGGQLVTQGAPSPSASTSQVMNHSNPLMHTKMLVPSQPVSGNSVILTSTPPPAAAQSPISQAQTGTSTAAVTLAAAGVKPAINGVGQPTVAVVRPPGAPVVATSIQQQRPGLVASSTRAAAPQLPLAVRPQQQTTIQLPPGFTMPPGMVLVRTETGQLVMVAQQVLAQAQAKTQQAQTVANITQRPGTPTAGATIRVSTATTAPGTPQTVRLASPAPPRMVQSPSTTTVQKAITVAPGGAAVSVKMTTPQKAPTVITAGGTPAAKPVGVSSTPLTSTTPAPTATPPTIVTVVSQEMQENVKKCKNFLATLIKLASHNSPSPETSKNVKALVQELLDAKIEAEVFTTRLQAELKSSPQPYLIPFLKKSLPALRQSLLNSQQSLMTAAPSTSAPPPTAPGSVTTTAIRPRLPISPASSTVRVNTPLANTTALAVGRPGVQTVQTRTPVVISQTLRPQGTLVRGPTTIVGKSLVNLAAQANQKKLSDPGGGTFRDDDDINDVASMAGVNLNEENARILATSSELVGTKIRSCKDESFLPTGLLHRRILDTAKKLGVTEVPLDVVNFISHATQSRLRSLLEKVSAVAQHRTDGGKDEEHYEQTSDVRSQLRFFEQLERMEKQRKDEQEREILLKAAKSRARQEDPEQARLKQKAKEMQQQELAQMRQRDANLTALAAIGPRKKRKLDSPGGAAAGTEVASGSGAGSSPAASSRQQLRQRITRVNLRDFIFCLEQDRTTARSLMLYKALLK, from the exons ATGGCGGGAGCCGCCGACCCACTGGAGGACATGCTCTTCAATGAGGTGGATGAGAAAGCCGTTAGCGACTTGGTCGGCTCTCTAGAATCTCAACTGGGCGACCGAAAGACTCCCGCTGCTTCGTATTCCGACGGGAAACGGGAGGCAGCTCCGGCCGCCGCGGGTCAGTTCTCAGGGAAAGTGCGCGATCAAGTGGGGTCTGTGGAGCCGCAACAAGGGCATCCGAAAGCGGGGTTAACCCAGGAACCCGGCGCTAATGAGCCGCTCTCCGGTCAaaccctctcctcctctacctcctccgTCGCTGCCGGGGCCGTAATCACCGCCGGAGCTGCCCTGCAAACAGTTGGACCAGCTCCTCCGACTGCTTCCCCTGGACCGGGACCCGTAACTTTGACGACTCAGCCCGCCGCTGCTAGCTTCCACCGGGCGGCTGTCCTGGGTCCGAGCGCGACTCCCAGCTCCTCTATCGTCCCCTCGGCGGAGGCTACCAGGACCGGGTCTCCCGGACTGCAAAGTTTAAACGGAAACGGCGGAGCTGTAAAGTTGGTGAACTCGCCCGCGGTCCCCCCACCAGCCGGGGCCAGCACCGTTATAAGTACTGTCAGTGCTGGGGGATCCGCTATCATCGCCTCCATGGCTTCACAGCCTAATTTCCCGGTACCTCAGTCCTCAGTGGCGTCTACCGCTGTGGCTTTGCAGAGACACCCGAGCCCGGTGGCCAGCGTCGCCCAGAACGGGGTAGACCCCAAGGGTGGCCAGCTGGTGACCCAGGGTGCCCCCTCCCCATCAGCCTCCACCTCTCAGGTCATGAACCACAGCAACCCTCTGATGCACACCAAGATGCTGGTGCCCAGCCAGCCTGTTTCTGGAAACTCTGTCATCCTCACAAGTAcccctcctcctgctgcagcccAGTCCCCCATCAGCCAGGCTCAGACTGGGACCAGTACGGCTGCCGTCACCCTGGCTGCTGCAGGGGTGAAGCCTGCGATCAATGGAGTGGGTCAGCCCACGGTGGCTGTGGTGAGGCCGCCGGGCGCTCCGGTGGTGGCCACCTCCATCCAGCAGCAGAGACCCGGGCTGGTGGCGAGCTCGACCCGGGCAGCTGCTCCTCAGCTTCCGCTGGCTGTCCGGCCCCAGCAGCAGACCACCATCCAGCTGCCCCCCGGGTTCACCATGCCTCCTG GTATGGTTCTGGTCCGGACGGAGACCGGTCAGCTGGTGATGGTCGCCCAGCAGGTCCTGGCCCAGGCTCAGGCCAAGACACAGCAGGCCCAAACAGTGGCCAACATCACCCAGAGACCTGGGACACCGACGGCTGGGGCCACCATCCGGGTCAGCACCGCCACCACG GCTCCTGGTACACCTCAGACCGTCCGCCTGGCCTCCCCGGCGCCACCCAGAATGGTTCAgtctccctccaccaccactgtACAG AAGGCCATCACAGTGGCACCTGGCGGCGCAGCGGTGTCAGTGAAGATGACGACCCCTCAGAAGGCCCCCACAGTGATAACTGCTGGGGGGACGCCTGCGGCCAAGCCTGTCGGTGTCTCCTCCACCCCCCTGACCAGCACGACCCCCGCTCCCACCGCCACGCCCCCCACCATAGTCACTGTGGTGTCCCAG GAGATGCAAGAAAACGTGAAGAAATGCAAGAACTTCCTCGCCACGCTCATCAAGCTGGCGTCCCACAATTCCCCCTCCCCAGAAACATCAAAGAATGTGAAGGCCCTGGTGCAAGAACTACTC gaTGCTAAGATTGAGGCTGAGGTGTTCACCACTCGGCTGCAGGCTGAGCTGAAGTCCTCCCCACAGCCCTACCTCATCCCTTTCCTCAAG AAAAGCCTCCCCGCCCTGCGTCAGTCTCTGCTCAACAGCCAGCAGTCTCTGATGACGGCAGCCCCCAGCACCTCCGCACCCCCCCCGACCGCCCCCGGCTCCGTCACCACCACCGCTATCAGACCGCGGCTGCCCATCAGTCCGGCCAGCAGCACCGTCAGAGTGAACACCCCGCTCGCAAACACAACAGCTCTG GCTGTGGGCAGACCAGGAGTCCAGACTGTACAGACTCGTACACCTGTTGTCATCAGTCAGACTCTCAGACCTCAAG gtACACTTGTAAGGGGACCCACAACCATAGTTGGCAAAAGTCTGGTTAACCTGGCAGCTCAAGCCAATCAGAAGAAACTGAGCGATCCAGGGGGCGGGACATTCAG AGATGATGACGACATTAACGACGTGGCGTCCATGGCCGGCGTCAACCTAAACGAGGAAAACGCTCGTATCCTGGCAACCAGCTCGGAGCTGGTGGGCACAAAGATCCGCTCCTGTAAAGACGAGTCCTTCCTGCCCACCGGCCTGCTGCACCGCCGCATCCTGGACACAG CTAAGAAGCTGGGTGTGACCGAGGTGCCGCTGGACGTGGTGAACTTCATTTCCCATGCGACCCAGTCCAGACTGCGCTCCCTGCTGGAGAAGGTTTCAGCCGTCGCTCAGCATCGTACAGACGGGGGAAAG GATGAGGAACATTATGAGCAGACGTCAGACGTTCGCTCTCAGCTCCGTTTCTTCGAGCAGTTGGAGCGaatggagaaacagaggaaagacgaacaggagagagagatacTGCTGAAGGCTGCCAAg AGTCGCGCCAGACAAGAAGATCCTGAACAGGCTCGCCTGAAGCAGAAGGCAAAAGAG atgcagcagcaggagtTGGCTCAGATGCGACAACGAGACGCCAACCTCACGGCTCTCGCTGCCATCGGACCGCGCAAGAAACGCAAGCTCGACTCACCGGGAGGAGCCGCGGCCGGCACAGAG gTGGCTTCAGGCTCAGGTGCAGGCTCCTCCCCGGCCGCCTCCTCCCGCCAGCAGCTCCGTCAGCGGATCACGCGAGTTAACCTCAGGGACTTCATCTTCTGTCTGGAGCAGGACCGCACCACGGCTCGCTCTCTAATGCTCTACAAAGCTCTGCTGAAATAA